In Fervidobacterium nodosum Rt17-B1, one genomic interval encodes:
- the aspC gene encoding aspartate aminotransferase translates to MHPVDLIAPSKTLEVDSLAKKLISEGKDVVNLTAGEPDFQTPRPIIEEAINALNKGLTKYTDSNGILPLREAISKYLKEKKKVQFTPDEIVVSNGGKQALFNAFASILDEGDEAILFAPYWVSYPAQITMVRAKPVVVRTSFERQFVPTVDELLSAITLKTKLIVVNSPNNPSGGIYDYETMKAIADIANEKRIYVISDEVYDDLVYEGNHVSMYGLVDDDLLIYVNAFSKSHAMTGWRVGYVATKNKDIKKRISKIQSHLSSNINTTAQYAAIKACETDNSYMIEEFKKRRKFVVEKAEEYGLSFVEPKGAFYLFFKVKGSDEEFCKRLLSEKLVATVPGSAFDMPGFVRMSFATNIETLDKGLKRIKEFMEEWDKNF, encoded by the coding sequence ATGCATCCTGTTGATTTAATAGCTCCTTCAAAAACATTAGAGGTAGATTCTCTTGCAAAAAAACTCATATCTGAAGGTAAAGATGTTGTCAACTTAACGGCTGGAGAACCTGATTTTCAAACGCCAAGACCTATTATTGAAGAAGCAATTAATGCGCTTAATAAAGGACTTACAAAGTACACAGACAGTAATGGAATATTACCTTTAAGGGAAGCAATCTCAAAATACTTAAAAGAAAAGAAAAAAGTTCAATTTACTCCTGATGAAATTGTTGTGAGTAACGGGGGAAAACAGGCGCTTTTCAATGCTTTTGCCTCAATTCTTGATGAAGGTGATGAAGCTATACTCTTTGCGCCGTACTGGGTTAGTTACCCTGCTCAAATAACAATGGTCAGAGCGAAACCAGTTGTAGTTAGAACAAGTTTTGAAAGGCAATTTGTCCCAACCGTGGACGAATTACTTTCAGCGATAACTCTTAAAACAAAATTGATAGTTGTAAATTCACCAAACAACCCATCGGGTGGAATTTACGATTATGAAACAATGAAAGCAATTGCAGACATAGCCAACGAAAAGAGAATATACGTAATAAGTGACGAAGTTTATGATGATTTAGTTTACGAAGGTAATCATGTTTCAATGTATGGTCTTGTAGATGACGATTTATTGATATACGTGAACGCATTCAGCAAATCGCACGCGATGACTGGTTGGCGGGTTGGATACGTCGCGACAAAGAATAAAGATATCAAAAAGAGAATTTCTAAAATACAAAGTCACTTAAGTTCTAACATAAACACAACCGCTCAATATGCAGCTATCAAAGCGTGTGAAACTGACAATTCTTACATGATTGAAGAATTTAAAAAAAGAAGAAAATTTGTTGTTGAAAAAGCGGAAGAATATGGCCTTTCTTTTGTAGAACCAAAAGGTGCATTTTACTTGTTCTTCAAAGTCAAAGGTAGCGATGAGGAATTTTGCAAACGATTGCTTTCAGAAAAGTTAGTAGCGACAGTTCCTGGAAGCGCTTTTGATATGCCAGGCTTTGTAAGAATGAGTTTTGCAACAAATATTGAAACTCTCGATAAAGGCTTAAAAAGAATAAAGGAATTTATGGAAGAATGGGATAAAAATTTCTAA
- the gcvPB gene encoding aminomethyl-transferring glycine dehydrogenase subunit GcvPB, with protein sequence MTIFEKSTSGRKGYELPEYELPSVDCGIPEHLVRKEKPLLPEVSEVDVVRHYTELASKNYSVDKGFYPLGSCTMKYNPKINEDMAMLFTQLHPMQPRETIQGAIDLMGHLKEMLCEITGTDDMTLQPAAGAHGELTGLLVARAYFEDKGELDKRRKVLVPDSAHGTNPASAAMAGFEVVELKSGKDGCVNLEELKAHLDENVAVIMLTNPNTLGLFEKDILTIAKMAHEVGALLYYDGANLNAIMGRTRPGDMGFDIVHLNLHKTFSTPHGMGGPGSGPIGVKKHLAPYLPVPVIRKAGEKYDLDYNLPKSIGMVRSFYGNFTVMVKAYTYILTMGNKGLKHVSDMAVLNANYLRAKLSKIYKVAYDRICMHEFVIDNEEFVKKTGVKTLDIAKRLLDYGLHAPTVYFPLIVHEAMMIEPTETESKRTLDEFIDAMEKIYNEAIENPELVKKAPYKTPIRRLDDVNATKYPVFRYKK encoded by the coding sequence ATGACCATATTTGAAAAATCCACATCCGGAAGAAAAGGATATGAATTACCCGAATATGAATTGCCAAGTGTTGATTGTGGTATACCAGAACATCTTGTAAGAAAAGAAAAACCACTACTTCCAGAAGTTTCCGAAGTCGATGTCGTAAGACATTACACGGAACTTGCATCTAAGAATTACTCCGTCGACAAAGGCTTTTATCCACTTGGCTCATGCACAATGAAATACAATCCTAAGATAAACGAGGATATGGCAATGTTGTTTACGCAACTTCATCCAATGCAACCAAGAGAAACAATTCAAGGCGCAATAGACCTCATGGGGCATTTAAAAGAAATGCTTTGCGAGATAACTGGTACGGACGACATGACCTTACAACCAGCCGCTGGAGCGCACGGAGAACTGACAGGATTGCTTGTTGCAAGGGCTTATTTTGAAGACAAAGGAGAGCTTGATAAGAGAAGAAAAGTGCTTGTACCAGACAGCGCACATGGTACAAATCCAGCATCGGCTGCCATGGCAGGATTTGAAGTCGTGGAATTGAAATCAGGAAAAGATGGTTGTGTCAATTTGGAAGAGCTAAAAGCACACCTCGATGAAAATGTTGCGGTTATAATGCTTACAAATCCTAACACATTAGGTTTATTTGAGAAAGATATACTTACAATAGCAAAAATGGCACACGAAGTTGGTGCGCTACTTTATTACGATGGAGCGAATTTAAACGCAATAATGGGCAGAACAAGACCTGGTGATATGGGCTTTGATATTGTCCATTTGAATTTACACAAAACCTTTAGCACGCCACACGGAATGGGTGGTCCCGGTAGCGGACCTATCGGTGTTAAAAAACACCTTGCACCATACTTACCAGTTCCAGTAATTAGAAAAGCTGGCGAAAAGTATGATTTAGATTACAATTTACCAAAGAGCATAGGAATGGTAAGAAGCTTTTACGGTAACTTCACGGTTATGGTTAAAGCTTACACTTACATACTTACAATGGGTAACAAAGGTTTGAAACATGTAAGTGATATGGCTGTTCTGAATGCGAACTACTTAAGGGCAAAGTTATCGAAAATTTATAAAGTTGCGTACGATAGGATTTGTATGCACGAGTTTGTTATCGACAACGAAGAATTTGTTAAGAAAACTGGTGTAAAAACACTTGATATAGCGAAGAGATTACTTGACTATGGTCTCCATGCACCGACAGTGTACTTCCCGTTGATAGTTCACGAAGCGATGATGATAGAGCCAACAGAAACTGAGAGCAAACGTACACTTGACGAATTTATAGATGCTATGGAAAAGATATACAACGAAGCTATTGAAAATCCAGAACTTGTTAAAAAAGCTCCGTACAAAACACCGATCAGACGTCTTGATGATGTAAATGCGACAAAATACCCTGTTTTCAGATATAAAAAATGA
- the gcvPA gene encoding aminomethyl-transferring glycine dehydrogenase subunit GcvPA, which translates to MHRYIPHTEEEIRQMLEEIGVKSIDDLFVDVPKTIDGYNIPEGKDEFTVRKFVEGISKKNINFDPENIFLGAGIYYHYIPTVVKHMASNPNFVTAYTPYQAEVSQGTLQMLFEYQTMMCELTGMEVANSSMYDGASAFAESLLMAVRVTGKTKMVVAKTINPEYRTVAKTYTKPQGIEIHELDYDQSGKVDIEKLKSSVDDKTAAVAIAYPNFFGVIEDLKAIREVIPQNVMFIVVAEPVSLALLEAPGKFGADIVVGEGQSLGVTPNFGGPGIGFFTTLEKHVRKMPGRIIGETKDLEGNKGYVMILQTREQHIRREKATSNICSNQAYIALINAIYISTMGPEGLKEVAWRSYNNAHYLAKKLEERGFSRIFNGEFFNEFVVKVPETYRQKWHEMVKDGILGPIPIDRVYKELGPSALVCSTEVNTKASIERLVEVMSK; encoded by the coding sequence GTGCATAGATATATTCCACATACCGAAGAAGAAATCCGACAAATGCTTGAAGAAATAGGTGTTAAAAGTATAGATGATTTGTTTGTAGACGTCCCAAAAACGATAGATGGTTACAATATACCAGAAGGAAAAGATGAGTTCACTGTTAGAAAATTTGTTGAGGGTATTTCTAAGAAAAATATCAACTTTGACCCTGAAAATATCTTCCTTGGTGCAGGTATATACTATCATTACATCCCAACAGTTGTAAAACACATGGCTTCCAATCCTAATTTTGTAACCGCCTACACACCTTATCAAGCTGAAGTTTCCCAAGGTACTCTTCAAATGTTATTTGAATATCAGACAATGATGTGTGAACTAACGGGCATGGAAGTTGCAAATTCATCGATGTATGATGGTGCAAGCGCATTTGCTGAAAGCTTATTAATGGCCGTTAGGGTTACAGGCAAGACAAAAATGGTTGTTGCAAAGACAATAAATCCAGAATATAGAACTGTTGCAAAAACTTATACAAAACCACAAGGAATTGAGATTCACGAGCTTGATTATGACCAAAGTGGAAAAGTTGATATCGAAAAATTAAAATCGAGTGTTGATGATAAAACCGCAGCTGTTGCAATAGCTTATCCTAATTTCTTTGGTGTAATCGAAGACTTAAAAGCGATAAGAGAAGTTATTCCACAGAATGTAATGTTTATAGTTGTAGCTGAACCGGTATCTCTTGCGCTCCTTGAAGCACCTGGAAAGTTTGGCGCAGATATCGTGGTTGGAGAAGGACAATCACTTGGTGTAACACCAAACTTTGGTGGACCTGGAATAGGATTTTTCACAACACTTGAAAAGCATGTTAGAAAGATGCCCGGAAGAATAATAGGTGAAACAAAAGACTTGGAAGGAAACAAAGGATACGTGATGATACTTCAAACGAGGGAGCAACACATCAGAAGAGAAAAGGCAACATCAAACATATGTTCTAACCAAGCGTATATCGCTTTAATCAACGCGATATATATTTCAACGATGGGACCAGAGGGACTAAAAGAAGTTGCGTGGCGCTCTTACAACAACGCACATTATTTAGCAAAGAAGCTTGAAGAAAGAGGCTTTTCAAGAATATTCAATGGTGAATTCTTCAATGAATTCGTTGTAAAGGTACCAGAGACATACAGACAGAAATGGCATGAAATGGTGAAAGATGGTATATTAGGTCCTATCCCAATAGATAGAGTCTACAAAGAACTTGGTCCAAGCGCTTTGGTCTGTTCCACAGAAGTTAACACCAAGGCTTCCATTGAAAGATTAGTCGAGGTGATGTCAAAATGA
- the gcvT gene encoding glycine cleavage system aminomethyltransferase GcvT, producing MWKIVATTVGEIEARIIEKLLNSHDIPVLVQKTDVFIHPIFGSSVQCEILVPEDKYSEAIELIQWEGKTVKYTPLYEDHVKLGAKIVEFAGYYMPLQYEGIIPEVHLVRKEVGMFDVSHMGEFICEGPDAVKFANYVVTNDFGSINYGDIIYTAMCNENGGFVDDLLVYKIAPEEVMFVVNAANIDKDFNHLLKLSEKFNVKLTNISDETGLIAVQGPKAQEKIQPHVNFDLEEIGYYSFKKGEIFGVRGIISRTGYTGEDGFELYIPANQTSFVWRKLLEIGVKPAGLGARDVLRLEAGLLLYGNDMDDTITPLEASIPWAVKFEKGDFFGKEVLLKQKEEGLKRRLRGLVIEGKLVPRHNMEVYKDGQKIGYVTSGTFSPTLEKPIAFVMIDANVKLNEKVQIAIRDKMVDALVVKTPFYKGSVRSRK from the coding sequence ATGTGGAAAATTGTTGCAACAACCGTTGGTGAAATAGAAGCAAGAATAATTGAAAAATTATTAAATTCTCATGATATACCCGTTTTAGTTCAAAAAACGGACGTTTTTATTCACCCTATATTTGGTAGCAGTGTTCAATGTGAAATACTTGTGCCCGAAGATAAATACAGCGAGGCAATAGAACTTATCCAATGGGAGGGAAAAACAGTGAAGTATACTCCATTATACGAAGACCATGTGAAGCTTGGTGCTAAAATAGTTGAATTTGCTGGGTACTATATGCCACTCCAATATGAAGGTATCATTCCAGAAGTGCATTTGGTAAGAAAAGAAGTTGGAATGTTTGATGTATCTCACATGGGAGAATTCATATGTGAAGGACCAGACGCTGTGAAATTTGCAAATTATGTGGTAACAAACGATTTCGGTTCAATCAACTACGGTGACATAATTTACACAGCCATGTGCAATGAAAATGGTGGGTTCGTAGATGACTTACTTGTCTACAAAATTGCTCCAGAAGAAGTCATGTTCGTTGTAAACGCTGCAAATATAGATAAAGATTTTAATCATCTTTTAAAACTCTCTGAAAAGTTTAATGTTAAATTGACAAACATTTCCGATGAAACAGGATTAATTGCTGTACAAGGTCCAAAAGCTCAGGAAAAAATACAACCTCATGTTAACTTTGACCTTGAAGAAATTGGATATTATTCATTTAAAAAAGGAGAAATATTCGGTGTGAGAGGTATTATTTCAAGAACAGGTTACACCGGAGAAGATGGCTTTGAACTTTACATTCCCGCAAATCAAACCTCATTCGTTTGGCGAAAATTATTAGAAATAGGTGTAAAACCCGCAGGTTTAGGTGCAAGAGATGTTTTAAGACTTGAAGCAGGATTACTTCTTTATGGTAACGATATGGATGACACAATTACACCTCTTGAAGCATCTATACCTTGGGCAGTAAAATTCGAAAAAGGTGATTTCTTTGGTAAAGAAGTCTTGCTTAAACAAAAGGAAGAAGGTTTGAAGAGAAGATTAAGAGGCTTAGTTATCGAAGGAAAGCTCGTGCCAAGACACAATATGGAAGTTTACAAAGATGGTCAAAAAATAGGTTATGTAACAAGCGGTACATTCTCTCCTACGCTTGAAAAACCAATAGCTTTTGTTATGATCGATGCGAATGTAAAACTCAATGAAAAAGTACAGATAGCAATCAGGGATAAGATGGTCGATGCTTTAGTTGTCAAGACACCATTCTACAAAGGAAGCGTAAGGTCAAGAAAATAA
- a CDS encoding nicotinate phosphoribosyltransferase, translating into MSKRLHPKVFKVPIDRIRMGYYSDKYFTRYVEVLKKDNRHPRVYYQFFPRDNAIVCGVDEALAVLRYCTGYYKDEEKARYLYNEILNLDKMMQSLSVEGNVEEIVELTRKKWDLRLKLNELWVDKWDEIEVKAVYDGEYVPDGEPLMTIEGDPIYFGYLETVLLGVIARATSTATAVKKVVEAANGKPILFFSARFDHYWVQATDGYAALKAGAFGVSTDANADYWGVESMGTIPHALIAAYDGKTEDAAIAFDMHMPETVNRIVLVDWDNDVIGTTFRVVKKQYEYVMGKEFILGETDPSPIIGPGKNKIWGVRFDTSGSLRDKSVTPIGPQSFGVCPELVWKARQEFDKVGLKDLKIVVSGGFDEEKIKLFESLGVPADVYGVGSKLLKKKIDITADIVEVNGKPCAKVGRYKKDASHLKIVSKRYWEE; encoded by the coding sequence ATGAGCAAGAGACTTCATCCGAAGGTTTTTAAAGTACCAATTGATAGGATTAGGATGGGATACTATTCTGATAAATACTTTACAAGATATGTTGAGGTGCTAAAAAAAGACAACAGGCACCCAAGAGTTTATTACCAATTCTTCCCAAGGGATAACGCAATTGTCTGTGGTGTGGACGAAGCTCTTGCTGTCTTGAGATACTGCACAGGTTATTACAAAGATGAAGAAAAAGCAAGATACCTTTACAATGAGATTTTAAACCTGGATAAAATGATGCAGAGCTTATCTGTGGAAGGTAACGTCGAAGAAATAGTTGAACTGACGAGAAAAAAGTGGGATTTGAGATTAAAACTCAACGAGCTTTGGGTAGACAAATGGGATGAAATAGAAGTCAAAGCGGTTTACGATGGTGAATACGTTCCGGATGGAGAACCTTTAATGACGATAGAAGGTGATCCAATATACTTTGGTTATCTTGAGACAGTTTTACTGGGCGTTATCGCACGGGCTACAAGCACAGCAACGGCAGTTAAGAAAGTCGTTGAGGCAGCAAATGGTAAGCCTATATTATTCTTCAGTGCAAGATTTGACCATTACTGGGTCCAAGCAACTGATGGCTATGCAGCGCTCAAAGCTGGGGCATTTGGTGTCTCAACAGATGCGAATGCAGATTATTGGGGCGTAGAATCGATGGGCACAATTCCGCACGCGCTAATTGCCGCATACGATGGTAAGACAGAGGACGCGGCAATTGCGTTTGATATGCATATGCCGGAAACCGTTAATAGGATAGTTTTAGTTGATTGGGATAACGATGTCATTGGTACAACGTTTAGGGTTGTTAAGAAACAATATGAATACGTTATGGGTAAAGAATTCATACTTGGTGAAACAGATCCTTCACCGATTATAGGACCGGGTAAGAATAAAATTTGGGGTGTCAGATTTGATACATCTGGAAGTTTAAGGGACAAATCAGTAACACCCATAGGTCCGCAATCGTTTGGTGTATGTCCAGAACTTGTATGGAAAGCAAGACAAGAATTTGATAAAGTGGGTCTGAAAGATTTGAAAATAGTTGTTTCAGGTGGTTTTGACGAAGAGAAAATCAAATTATTCGAATCGTTAGGTGTACCAGCTGATGTTTACGGTGTTGGATCGAAACTATTGAAGAAGAAAATCGACATAACAGCGGATATAGTTGAAGTGAATGGAAAACCATGTGCAAAGGTAGGAAGATATAAAAAAGATGCTTCACATTTGAAAATTGTTAGTAAACGTTATTGGGAAGAATAA
- a CDS encoding TIGR03960 family B12-binding radical SAM protein → MHNSERILRFLSENLITVSKPARYIGAEYNSVIKDTSSKDYLRVAFGFPDVYEVGMSHYGLEILYWLANKLDYVYAERVFLPWVDMIELMEKNDIPLFTLETRTPVYELDMLGISLEYELSYTNVLKMLELSRIPIRAEERRDDDPIVVAGGPVAYNCEPIAEAFDAIYIGDGEVNLHKMLRVIYETREMKRYDRLRELAKIEGVYIPIFYEQKGRKIVPKYDFVPERISRNILKDLNSVTPPEKKILPHVESVHDRAVIEISRGCTRGCRFCHAGYVYRPVRERSADEIVKSVKKLIENTGYDEVSLLSLSSLDHSQISEIAEKLVEELKDKKVSISIPSTRVDAFNIKIGEKIAEVRKTGLTFAPEAGSQKMRDAINKQISYDDIINTASEAKRAGWRRIKLYFMVGFPEETEEDIKEIGELIKDIKKLGFSDITASVNLLIPKPHTAFQFAKLQEPEYMSMVRKILGPYRKYGKIDINDGKKSFVEGILSRGDRRLFSVIEKAYKVSYYDEWGEFFSFEKWMNLFNELDISQYIGPYGIEDFPWDHIDSGVSKEFLWNEYQNYFVQATTKDCRKGCTLCGVCLNYPVRNVIMGGNEI, encoded by the coding sequence TTGCATAATTCTGAAAGAATTCTTCGATTCTTATCTGAAAACTTGATAACAGTTTCAAAACCGGCAAGATACATAGGCGCTGAGTACAATAGCGTTATCAAAGATACTTCAAGCAAGGATTACTTAAGAGTGGCTTTCGGTTTCCCGGATGTTTATGAAGTCGGTATGTCGCATTACGGTCTTGAGATACTGTACTGGCTTGCTAACAAGCTTGACTATGTGTACGCTGAGCGTGTTTTCTTACCTTGGGTTGATATGATTGAATTGATGGAAAAGAATGATATTCCACTTTTCACACTTGAAACACGAACACCAGTTTACGAACTTGACATGCTTGGAATTTCACTTGAATACGAACTATCGTACACAAACGTTCTAAAGATGCTTGAGCTCTCAAGAATTCCAATTAGGGCAGAGGAACGAAGAGACGATGACCCGATAGTTGTTGCTGGAGGACCTGTTGCGTATAACTGTGAACCTATAGCTGAGGCGTTTGATGCGATATACATAGGTGATGGGGAAGTAAATCTACACAAAATGCTCCGGGTGATATACGAAACGAGGGAAATGAAGAGATACGATAGACTCAGAGAGTTAGCGAAGATAGAAGGTGTTTATATTCCAATATTCTACGAACAAAAAGGTCGGAAAATCGTTCCAAAGTACGATTTTGTCCCTGAAAGAATTTCAAGAAACATACTAAAAGACTTGAATTCGGTTACCCCTCCAGAAAAGAAGATATTACCACACGTTGAAAGCGTGCATGACCGCGCTGTAATTGAAATCAGTCGGGGTTGTACACGTGGATGTAGATTTTGCCATGCAGGATACGTTTATCGTCCTGTCAGGGAGCGTAGTGCGGATGAGATCGTCAAATCTGTTAAGAAACTCATAGAGAATACAGGTTACGATGAAGTATCTCTTCTTTCGCTCTCATCGCTTGACCATTCTCAAATAAGTGAGATAGCGGAAAAGTTAGTTGAAGAATTAAAGGACAAGAAAGTCTCAATTTCTATTCCTTCGACACGTGTTGATGCATTTAATATAAAAATTGGTGAGAAAATTGCCGAGGTTAGAAAGACAGGCTTAACATTCGCTCCCGAAGCTGGGAGTCAAAAGATGAGGGATGCCATAAACAAGCAAATCTCATACGACGATATAATAAACACAGCGAGTGAAGCAAAGCGTGCAGGTTGGAGAAGGATAAAACTCTACTTTATGGTTGGATTTCCAGAAGAAACAGAGGAAGATATAAAGGAAATAGGTGAGTTAATTAAAGATATTAAAAAACTTGGCTTTTCCGATATAACGGCCTCTGTTAATTTATTAATCCCAAAACCACATACCGCATTCCAATTCGCAAAATTGCAAGAGCCGGAATACATGAGTATGGTAAGAAAAATCTTGGGACCATATCGAAAGTATGGAAAGATTGATATCAATGATGGAAAAAAGAGTTTCGTCGAAGGAATTCTTTCGCGTGGTGATAGAAGGCTATTTTCAGTCATTGAAAAGGCATACAAAGTAAGTTATTATGATGAATGGGGAGAATTTTTCTCATTTGAAAAATGGATGAATTTATTTAACGAGTTAGACATTTCACAGTACATAGGTCCTTACGGTATAGAAGATTTCCCATGGGACCATATTGATAGTGGTGTGAGTAAAGAGTTTTTGTGGAATGAATATCAGAATTATTTCGTTCAGGCAACCACGAAAGATTGCCGAAAGGGTTGTACACTTTGTGGAGTTTGTCTTAATTATCCAGTGCGTAATGTGATTATGGGAGGGAATGAAATATGA
- a CDS encoding rhomboid family intramembrane serine protease has protein sequence MYERKNPAYLYLILVNSLILLIFYVFKTFFIKSDLAYLLFGAQYGPLIKSGQWYRIITAMFMHGGFLHLAFNMYALYIIGNYAEGIYGTYRFITYYFITGIVGNVATHIFYYGSLSVGASGAIFGLVGVLFGAGFRKDTPFFLKPITGSALLPMIVINVVLGFIPGSGINNAAHIGGLLTGILLGYTLPVYDNYRSQKIWKLLAYVLIGLTVISYVWLIKDALA, from the coding sequence GTGTACGAAAGGAAAAACCCAGCGTATTTGTATTTGATATTAGTGAATTCTCTTATTCTTCTTATTTTTTATGTATTCAAAACATTTTTTATAAAAAGTGACTTAGCATACTTACTTTTTGGTGCGCAATACGGTCCACTTATCAAATCTGGTCAGTGGTACAGGATAATTACCGCTATGTTTATGCATGGTGGTTTTTTACACCTTGCCTTTAATATGTATGCTTTGTACATCATTGGTAACTATGCTGAAGGTATATACGGAACTTACCGATTTATTACTTATTATTTTATTACTGGAATTGTGGGAAATGTAGCAACCCATATTTTCTATTATGGCTCTCTATCCGTTGGTGCAAGTGGAGCTATTTTTGGTCTTGTTGGCGTGCTTTTTGGTGCTGGATTTAGAAAAGATACACCATTCTTTTTAAAACCTATAACGGGGAGCGCTTTACTTCCAATGATAGTGATAAATGTTGTTCTTGGCTTTATTCCAGGCTCAGGTATAAACAACGCTGCCCACATAGGTGGATTACTAACAGGTATCTTACTTGGTTACACATTACCAGTTTACGATAATTATCGTTCGCAAAAGATTTGGAAATTATTGGCGTATGTGTTAATAGGTTTAACGGTTATTTCTTACGTTTGGCTCATAAAGGATGCTTTGGCGTAA
- a CDS encoding YbaB/EbfC family nucleoid-associated protein, with protein MKKLKSFGGKNLGGSSGAPGLPKNFAELQRLQEKMEQELKELENTLANEEVTVEIGGALKIVATCDRQVKDIIYESDILEDQEMFKDMLKTAISEIWQKVDQIREERTNEIIAKYNPLA; from the coding sequence ATGAAAAAGCTTAAGAGTTTTGGTGGTAAGAATTTAGGAGGAAGTAGTGGAGCACCTGGATTACCAAAGAACTTTGCAGAATTACAAAGATTGCAAGAAAAAATGGAACAGGAACTCAAAGAGTTAGAAAATACACTTGCGAATGAGGAAGTTACCGTAGAAATCGGTGGAGCTTTAAAAATTGTTGCAACGTGTGATAGACAAGTGAAAGACATAATTTACGAATCTGATATACTTGAAGACCAAGAAATGTTCAAAGATATGCTTAAAACAGCTATAAGTGAGATATGGCAAAAAGTTGACCAGATAAGAGAAGAAAGAACAAACGAGATAATTGCCAAATACAATCCATTAGCTTAA
- a CDS encoding FAD:protein FMN transferase translates to MQQPDPKEFMILNKIVVFSTIIIFIVLTAIYLFFISGKTGQYNDYEDYIFGTYVRIKIASKVNPSTISKAIFSEMKRIESKYDAYSSNSVLYKINHSQDWIEVDDETLALVDLALKIANQTEGAFDPAIGRLVDLWGFSKFTERSATEQFSVPTSEKIAEAASLSGHKNIAIDYIKKMVKTNGAWLDFGGMLKGYALKRAYQIAKEYDKNCHGFIEAGGQIMILGPKYNKANWIIGVRDPRGQPGENIKLVYMKSGSIATSGDYERFFIVDGVRYHHIIDPKTGYPARGAISATVISEDPVIADAFSTAAFVLGRENWLLTRTLFPKYGAEVFLVYQEKTPEGLKTKTLQTDNFVIWENPDK, encoded by the coding sequence GTGCAGCAACCAGATCCTAAGGAATTTATGATTCTCAATAAGATTGTTGTCTTTTCGACAATTATTATCTTCATAGTTCTAACTGCTATTTATCTTTTCTTCATCTCTGGTAAGACTGGTCAATACAATGACTATGAAGATTATATCTTTGGCACTTATGTAAGAATTAAAATCGCTTCGAAGGTAAATCCTTCAACTATATCCAAAGCTATTTTCAGTGAAATGAAGAGAATTGAGAGTAAGTACGATGCGTACTCATCAAATAGTGTGCTATACAAAATTAACCATTCACAAGATTGGATAGAGGTTGATGATGAAACGTTAGCTTTGGTAGACTTAGCGTTAAAGATCGCCAATCAAACAGAAGGTGCTTTTGACCCAGCTATCGGAAGGTTAGTAGATTTGTGGGGATTTAGTAAATTTACTGAAAGAAGTGCTACTGAGCAATTCAGCGTACCAACATCGGAAAAAATAGCAGAAGCTGCTTCACTATCTGGACACAAAAATATAGCGATAGACTACATAAAAAAGATGGTAAAAACAAATGGTGCATGGTTAGATTTCGGTGGAATGCTGAAAGGTTATGCTCTTAAAAGAGCTTACCAAATAGCTAAAGAATATGATAAGAACTGTCACGGATTTATCGAAGCTGGTGGTCAAATAATGATACTTGGTCCGAAGTATAATAAGGCGAATTGGATTATAGGTGTCAGAGACCCTAGAGGGCAACCTGGCGAAAACATAAAGCTTGTGTATATGAAATCGGGTTCTATCGCAACGAGCGGTGATTATGAGAGATTTTTTATTGTAGACGGTGTTAGATATCACCACATAATAGACCCGAAAACCGGATATCCTGCGCGAGGAGCTATAAGCGCAACGGTGATAAGTGAGGATCCTGTTATCGCAGACGCGTTTTCAACAGCCGCTTTTGTTCTTGGGAGGGAAAATTGGTTGCTTACAAGAACACTCTTCCCAAAGTATGGTGCTGAGGTGTTTCTTGTTTATCAGGAAAAAACACCAGAAGGACTTAAAACAAAAACACTCCAAACAGATAACTTTGTAATATGGGAGAATCCTGATAAGTAA